The segment CTAAGAAGGTTTCTACATATACTTCGTCATGATGTTTAATTGTTTTTCCTTCGATAAGTGGACGAATACTCTTTCCAAATCTTTGATCATGATTTTCTCCTGCACCCGTGATATCACAAATGGTTTGGTATAAATCGAGATTGGTACTGATTAGAGCAGTCTCATTTACCTCGCCTTTGAACTTGCTCTTTGGAGGTTTTACAATGAAAGGAACATTGGCAATCTCTTCTTGTAAAACTCGTTTTTGATTGGCACGATGTGCTCCTACACCATCTCCGTGATCACTCATAAAGATGATTAAGCTATTTTCATATAAGTCATTACTTTTCAGTACATCTACCAACTTTACAATTTCTTTATCTACTCTTTCTACAAAGCGATAATAAGCATAGATGTATTTTCTCCAGTCGTCATCTGTATATCTTTCTGTAGGATAAGAACGAGGTACAAAATGACGGTGCAAGGTAATTGCCTCTGGATAATAAGCAGGAATACTTGCATTCATCGGTAGAGGAGGATAATTATCTTTCTCCTTATCTATATCTAGCTTGCCATAATGAAGAGCCTCTTCACGAGCAAACTCACAAGTTTCATGAGGATTCAAGAATGAAGCCACATAGAAGAGCGGTTTGTCGTATTTCTTTTCTAAGAAAGGCTTACTCTTTTCTACTAATACACGATCGTCCATATCGCATACCTTTGTAAAACCTGTACCCTCTTCAGGTAGATTAATTTCTAATGGAGCATGCCACTTTCCTGCATATAAGCATTCATAACCTGCATTTTTGGCAACATTACCCATAGAGTTAGCCAATTCTTCTGCACTGATATCTCCTACTGAGTTATCTTTAACTCCTAGCTGAACCGGCATTTTACCAGTTATCATACTCGCACGAGAGGGTCCACTTAATGGATAACTAGCATAAGCACGGGTAAAACGAATACCATCTTGTGCCAAACCATCAATCCCAGGGGTAGATACATAAGGATTTCCAGCACAACTCAATGCGTTGGCTGTATGCTGATCGGTCATTATCAAAATGATATTGGGCTGAGTTTGCTTCTCTGCCTTGGGCTTTGCCATAGCAGGAGCAACTTGTAGGAGGCTTGCCCCTCCTACCATTATAGATAATAGTTTGCTTGTATTTGTCATTACTGAATAGGGGTATTTAGATTGTAAGTATTTCCATTAAATTCTACATGGATAGCTCCATCAACATATTCTGCTTTAATTTCGCCTACTGCATCAGCAGATTTTGTAGGGATAAGCACTGTAATAAATTGTACGGGAGCATCTGTTGCTTTTTCTGCTGTAAAAGAAAACGCATCACGTTCTGCTTTTTGACGATAAGCATAAGACACCCAACCTTCTTGTTTTTCCATTTTCAAATCGGCTGGACCAAAACTTTGAACTACTAAGTTATTACCATCTGTAAAAGGTGTAGCTACTTTATGATTGGCATAATCAGCTATCATATCGCCTTCCAAGAAATTGAAGTGAAGAGCTACATCGCCCTTAGCTGTTCCTATCGCCTCATCAAAGATTACAAAGAACTTCTTCTCTACAAAAAAGAAAGTACGGCGGTGGTTTAGTTCAGGATAACTTGTATTTTCTACAGTCAACACATCGGTTGTAGGTGTAGCACTCCAGAACAAGCACTTGGAGTTGCTGCTTAAATTTTCGCCATTCAAAGAAAGTGTATTATGCACTTTTGTTTGACGGAACCATTCACGTTGTTTCAGCACTTCTTCGCTTCCTCCATATACATAGCTACCACTATCGGGAAAGAAATTACGTTCGTTTATATAAAGTTCGAAAGTTCCATTATCGGGTTGATTGTGCCAGTGAGCAGCAGGACCAGCTTTGACATCCATCTGAATAGAACTAGGTGTCCAGCCATTGCGGAATACATAGAATCCTGAATCCTGAAAAGCTTTAGATAGATAACTTGGAGCTTTTCCTTCTTTGCCCTCTGTAGCAAAGTAAAGGATGTTTTCATCCTCAGGGAATAGTTTAGCAAATTCTTGATAATTAGCTATCAAAGAATTGGCACTCCCCATCTTTGCATCACTAAATAGTGGGTTGGTATAATTGGGGTAATACATATTCATAGTAACCACAATCATATCATGAATGATTTTTGAATAGCTAGCAGGGAACTCATCAGCAAAACCATTAACCTGAGCCATGCGAAGTGCTTTGGAGAAGATATTGATAGCAGCAAGATGATAACCTAAGTCTAACTCGTACTGACCACCATCTGCAAAAACCTGTTTGCCTATTTCGTCATTCAAAATTTGAATGCCACTGGCTCTCCATTTTGAGGCCTCTTTAAATTCAGGAAAACTAGTTCCTGCATAAAGAACTCGTTGTGCTTCAAATAGGAGGTGATTTCCTTGAGCAGAATAATTGGAAAGAATATGCTGTGCATGACTTTCATAATTCACTAAGAATTGAGTTAAGAAAGCAGGAGTAAAATGTTTGGAGTTGATAAATAGCATAAACTGAGCAATCTGATCTTGCAGACGATGACTCACTTCTAAAGCACGCCAAGCAAAAGCAGAATTGGGTAAGCTCTCTACGTCCGCTCCCACTTGCTGACGATTGATAAAGTCTTCCAATGGATTCTTTTTTATCCAATCCATATATTGAAACACCCATTCTTTTGCATATTTTTCATCTTTGGAAGTGTAGTAAACTTTACCCATAGGCTGCCACCACTTAGTACGATGCAATTGCCAACGAAGTTCATTATCTTTTACTGGCCAATAGGTCCAATCAATATTGTCTCCATAAAAATAAGAGGGTTGATAACCTTTGTGTGCAAAGAAAACATGTTTAAGGGCATCATCAGCCCATTTTTGTTCTGTGGCATTCACAGAAATTTCT is part of the Bacteroides coprosuis DSM 18011 genome and harbors:
- a CDS encoding sulfatase (COGs: COG3119 Arylsulfatase A~InterPro IPR000917~KEGG: phe:Phep_2825 sulfatase~PFAM: Sulfatase~SPTR: Arylsulfatase A and related enzymes;~IMG reference gene:2504107706~PFAM: Sulfatase) → MTNTSKLLSIMVGGASLLQVAPAMAKPKAEKQTQPNIILIMTDQHTANALSCAGNPYVSTPGIDGLAQDGIRFTRAYASYPLSGPSRASMITGKMPVQLGVKDNSVGDISAEELANSMGNVAKNAGYECLYAGKWHAPLEINLPEEGTGFTKVCDMDDRVLVEKSKPFLEKKYDKPLFYVASFLNPHETCEFAREEALHYGKLDIDKEKDNYPPLPMNASIPAYYPEAITLHRHFVPRSYPTERYTDDDWRKYIYAYYRFVERVDKEIVKLVDVLKSNDLYENSLIIFMSDHGDGVGAHRANQKRVLQEEIANVPFIVKPPKSKFKGEVNETALISTNLDLYQTICDITGAGENHDQRFGKSIRPLIEGKTIKHHDEVYVETFLDGVETRGWAVIGEKHKYVVYRQFKNAEQLFNLENDPLEMQNLAPVKAYDEIKQEMRAKLYDWAVKTDDKMLRRVTSNCDDVN
- a CDS encoding Heparinase II/III family protein (InterPro IPR012480~KEGG: bth:BT_4657 heparinase III protein~PFAM: Heparinase II/III-like~SPTR: Putative uncharacterized protein;~IMG reference gene:2504107707~PFAM: Heparinase II/III-like protein) is translated as MKKYLFVLLACLSSAFLSAQIQVNPKAFELLDLNRKGLEKVKKEYEKGKLESAAKHLLTYYRTRTNFTHPDLNLKEISVNATEQKWADDALKHVFFAHKGYQPSYFYGDNIDWTYWPVKDNELRWQLHRTKWWQPMGKVYYTSKDEKYAKEWVFQYMDWIKKNPLEDFINRQQVGADVESLPNSAFAWRALEVSHRLQDQIAQFMLFINSKHFTPAFLTQFLVNYESHAQHILSNYSAQGNHLLFEAQRVLYAGTSFPEFKEASKWRASGIQILNDEIGKQVFADGGQYELDLGYHLAAINIFSKALRMAQVNGFADEFPASYSKIIHDMIVVTMNMYYPNYTNPLFSDAKMGSANSLIANYQEFAKLFPEDENILYFATEGKEGKAPSYLSKAFQDSGFYVFRNGWTPSSIQMDVKAGPAAHWHNQPDNGTFELYINERNFFPDSGSYVYGGSEEVLKQREWFRQTKVHNTLSLNGENLSSNSKCLFWSATPTTDVLTVENTSYPELNHRRTFFFVEKKFFVIFDEAIGTAKGDVALHFNFLEGDMIADYANHKVATPFTDGNNLVVQSFGPADLKMEKQEGWVSYAYRQKAERDAFSFTAEKATDAPVQFITVLIPTKSADAVGEIKAEYVDGAIHVEFNGNTYNLNTPIQ